The Candidatus Hydrogenedentota bacterium genome has a segment encoding these proteins:
- a CDS encoding replication-associated recombination protein A has protein sequence MRREAPLARRVAPRTLDDFVGQEHILGPGKLLRRAIEADRITSLLLYGPPGTGKTALARIVAMRTKSAFEPLNAVTSGVKELRELLAQAKQRRIHEQRRTIVFVDEIHRFNRAQQDALLPDVENGNITMIGATTENPFFSVVAPLLSRSQIFEFKRHTEEALIGLMRRALRHPELGMDPEAITVDDDALEHIARYAEGDVRRSLNALEVALLTTPPVEGRIHITVEEARESIQRKLLHYDGTGDAHYEAASAFIKSMRGSNPDSALYWMARMLEAGETPRFVARRICIAAAEDVGNADPMALVLANAAFQTCEFIGMPEARILLAQAVTYIASAPKSNASYTAIDAAIADVREGKTVEVPQHLMDAHYKGAKRLGHGKDYQYAHDFEENYVPQDYGVARGTYYQPTTNGKEAEIKARMDRLDARDREE, from the coding sequence ATGCGCCGGGAGGCTCCCCTGGCCCGGCGGGTGGCACCGCGCACGCTGGATGATTTTGTGGGGCAGGAGCACATTCTGGGTCCTGGAAAGCTTCTCCGGCGTGCGATTGAGGCGGATCGCATCACCTCGCTGCTCCTTTACGGCCCCCCCGGCACCGGGAAGACCGCCCTGGCCCGCATCGTGGCCATGCGGACCAAATCGGCCTTCGAGCCGCTGAACGCGGTGACTTCCGGCGTGAAAGAGCTCCGGGAACTTCTCGCCCAGGCGAAACAACGCCGCATCCACGAACAGCGGCGTACGATTGTTTTTGTGGACGAGATCCACCGCTTCAACCGCGCCCAGCAGGATGCCCTCCTGCCCGACGTGGAGAATGGCAACATCACCATGATCGGCGCCACCACGGAAAACCCCTTTTTCTCCGTGGTCGCGCCGCTCTTGTCCCGCTCGCAAATTTTTGAGTTCAAACGCCACACCGAGGAGGCGTTGATCGGTCTTATGCGGCGCGCGCTGCGCCACCCTGAGCTGGGCATGGACCCGGAAGCCATCACGGTGGATGATGACGCGCTGGAGCACATCGCGCGTTACGCCGAGGGCGACGTGCGTCGCTCCTTGAATGCGCTGGAAGTGGCCCTGCTCACCACGCCGCCAGTAGAAGGCCGCATCCACATCACGGTGGAGGAAGCCCGGGAGTCGATCCAGCGCAAGCTGCTCCATTACGACGGCACGGGCGACGCGCACTACGAAGCGGCCTCGGCCTTCATCAAGTCCATGCGCGGCAGCAATCCCGATTCGGCGCTCTACTGGATGGCGCGAATGCTGGAAGCGGGGGAGACGCCCCGCTTCGTGGCGCGGCGCATCTGCATCGCTGCGGCGGAAGACGTGGGCAACGCCGACCCTATGGCGCTGGTGCTGGCGAATGCCGCGTTTCAGACCTGCGAGTTCATCGGCATGCCCGAGGCGCGGATACTCCTGGCCCAGGCCGTGACGTATATCGCGTCGGCACCCAAGAGCAACGCATCGTATACCGCCATCGACGCCGCTATTGCCGACGTGCGCGAGGGAAAGACGGTGGAAGTGCCTCAGCACTTGATGGATGCCCACTACAAGGGCGCGAAGCGGCTGGGCCACGGCAAGGATTACCAGTACGCCCACGACTTCGAGGAGAACTACGTGCCCCAGGATTACGGCGTGGCCCGGGGGACGTACTACCAGCCGACGACCAACGGGAAAGAAGCCGAGATCAAAGCCAGGATGGACCGGCTCGACGCGCGGGACCGGGAAGAGTGA
- a CDS encoding BrnA antitoxin family protein gives MKKEYDLSNMKSRPNPYARRLKQQITLRLDPSVIEYFKALAEKQDIPYQSLINLYLRDCATTKRELEIAWHPAKK, from the coding sequence ATGAAAAAAGAATACGATCTTTCGAACATGAAATCTCGCCCCAACCCCTATGCCCGTCGGCTGAAGCAGCAAATTACTTTGAGGCTGGATCCGAGTGTGATCGAGTACTTCAAGGCCTTGGCTGAGAAACAGGATATTCCCTACCAGTCGCTGATTAACCTGTACCTGCGGGACTGCGCCACAACCAAACGTGAACTCGAAATCGCTTGGCATCCGGCCAAGAAATGA
- a CDS encoding BrnT family toxin: MSPIRFTWDPEKDRVNRLKHRVSFEEAKTVFLDDFATEFFDEDHAEEEERFLLLGMSQKSRLLLVCHCFREQDDVIRIISARKATRTESTYYRG, from the coding sequence ATGAGTCCAATCCGATTCACTTGGGATCCTGAAAAGGATCGTGTCAACCGCCTGAAGCACAGGGTGTCTTTCGAAGAGGCAAAAACCGTTTTCCTGGATGATTTTGCCACTGAATTCTTCGATGAAGACCACGCGGAGGAGGAAGAGCGGTTCTTGCTGCTTGGAATGAGCCAGAAAAGCAGGCTCCTTCTCGTTTGCCATTGCTTTCGCGAGCAGGATGATGTAATTCGCATCATTTCCGCCCGCAAAGCCACTCGGACCGAATCGACGTATTACCGAGGTTAG
- a CDS encoding CocE/NonD family hydrolase, producing MIGERFRYFLVIVLLACLPVFAAPTLSMVPMGDGTKLATDVHTPEGTGPWPVILMRSTYGRLENVAEEWLKQDYAVVIQDVRGMGSSEGEPHVFYAEGWRAGFTDGADTVTWIKAQPWCNGKIGTVGGSALAITQMLLAPSTDGVLIQNMDAVPSSLYGDTAYTGGVFLKNMIEGWLTMIKQPHLVEVYKSHPRYDDYWAHFDSIAKVEDINAPALFVNGWYDIFQQGTINGFMARQALAKEPAKGKNFLIMKWSSHGPDVETDYKLNPNRFDLKVSQIRNKIFRHYLQGDEKAIEGIPAVHYYVMGADTPGAPGNEWRTADTWPPYETKATAFYLHPDGGLATSVPQAVNGELSFVFDPANPVPTHGGANLLMPSGAFDQRKKIEGRADILRFATEPLDEAVEITGRVTVKLNISSDAPDTDFTAMLVDIYPDGRVLNVLDGIRRVKTRNGFTEPAPLLMGPDQIVELEIDLWSTAWIFDKGHRIGLHISSSNFPRFEVNPNTGEDFPGAELRKATNAVYLSAEHPSVLVLPVR from the coding sequence ATGATCGGCGAGCGTTTTCGCTATTTTCTTGTCATCGTGCTATTGGCGTGTCTGCCGGTCTTCGCCGCGCCGACGCTTAGCATGGTGCCCATGGGCGACGGGACGAAACTCGCCACGGATGTCCACACGCCGGAGGGAACGGGCCCCTGGCCGGTGATCCTCATGCGCAGTACCTATGGCCGTCTCGAAAATGTGGCGGAGGAGTGGCTGAAGCAGGATTACGCCGTGGTGATTCAAGACGTGCGCGGCATGGGGTCGAGCGAGGGCGAGCCTCACGTGTTTTACGCCGAGGGCTGGCGCGCGGGCTTTACCGATGGCGCGGACACGGTGACTTGGATCAAGGCCCAGCCCTGGTGCAATGGGAAGATCGGTACCGTCGGCGGATCGGCCCTGGCGATTACCCAGATGCTTCTCGCGCCGAGCACGGATGGCGTGCTGATCCAGAATATGGACGCCGTGCCGTCGAGCCTCTATGGCGACACGGCCTACACGGGCGGCGTGTTCCTGAAGAATATGATCGAGGGCTGGCTGACCATGATCAAGCAGCCTCACCTTGTGGAAGTCTACAAAAGCCATCCACGCTACGACGACTACTGGGCGCACTTCGACAGCATCGCGAAGGTGGAGGACATCAACGCCCCGGCGCTCTTCGTGAACGGCTGGTACGACATTTTCCAGCAGGGCACGATCAACGGCTTCATGGCGCGGCAGGCGCTCGCGAAAGAACCCGCAAAGGGCAAAAACTTTCTCATCATGAAATGGTCGAGCCATGGGCCCGATGTGGAAACGGACTACAAGCTTAACCCCAATCGCTTTGATTTGAAGGTGAGCCAGATCCGCAACAAGATATTCCGCCATTACCTTCAGGGCGATGAAAAGGCGATTGAGGGCATTCCGGCGGTTCACTACTACGTCATGGGCGCGGACACGCCAGGCGCGCCGGGCAACGAATGGCGCACGGCGGACACCTGGCCTCCCTATGAAACGAAGGCGACGGCCTTCTACCTCCACCCGGATGGCGGCCTGGCCACCAGCGTGCCCCAAGCGGTCAACGGGGAACTCAGCTTTGTCTTTGATCCGGCGAATCCCGTGCCCACCCACGGCGGCGCGAATCTGCTCATGCCCTCCGGGGCTTTCGATCAGCGGAAGAAGATCGAGGGACGCGCGGATATCCTGCGCTTCGCCACGGAGCCGCTCGACGAGGCCGTGGAGATCACGGGCCGCGTTACGGTGAAGCTCAACATCAGCTCCGACGCGCCCGACACGGATTTTACCGCCATGCTCGTCGACATCTATCCCGATGGCCGGGTGCTGAATGTGCTCGACGGCATCCGCCGGGTGAAAACCCGCAACGGTTTCACGGAGCCCGCACCCCTGCTGATGGGGCCGGACCAGATTGTGGAACTGGAAATCGACCTCTGGAGCACCGCCTGGATCTTCGACAAGGGGCATCGGATCGGCCTGCACATTTCCAGCAGCAATTTTCCGCGCTTTGAGGTGAACCCGAACACGGGCGAAGATTTTCCCGGCGCGGAATTGCGCAAGGCGACAAACGCGGTCTACTTAAGCGCCGAACACCCGAGTGTGCTGGTGTTGCCCGTGCGCTGA
- a CDS encoding triose-phosphate isomerase encodes MSGTSRTPLVAGNWKMNKLIGEAVATVEALKPLVSGVTNVDIVVCPVFTALHAASQAAQGSNIEVGAQNAYVKESGAYTGELSPQMLKDAGCTWTILGHSERRQYFGETDAFLNEKLHFAVNAGLKVMFCIGETLEEREGGKMDDVLTRHVVEGLKGLTEAQFGQVAIAYEPVWAIGTGVTATPEQAESAHLFVRDLVRKHFGDVVADAIRIQYGGSAKPDNAAELISQPNVDGFLVGGAALQADSFAAIVNAVSNHG; translated from the coding sequence ATGAGCGGAACGAGCAGAACGCCCCTGGTTGCGGGCAACTGGAAAATGAACAAGCTGATCGGCGAGGCCGTGGCGACGGTGGAAGCGCTGAAGCCGCTGGTTTCGGGCGTTACGAATGTTGATATCGTGGTGTGCCCGGTCTTTACCGCGCTCCATGCCGCGAGCCAGGCGGCTCAGGGCAGCAATATTGAAGTCGGCGCGCAGAATGCCTACGTCAAGGAAAGCGGCGCCTACACCGGCGAGCTCAGCCCCCAGATGCTGAAGGACGCGGGCTGCACGTGGACCATTCTAGGCCATAGCGAACGCCGCCAGTATTTTGGTGAGACGGATGCCTTTTTGAATGAGAAGCTTCACTTCGCGGTGAACGCGGGCCTCAAGGTGATGTTCTGCATCGGCGAGACCCTCGAAGAGCGCGAAGGCGGCAAGATGGACGATGTGCTGACGCGCCACGTGGTGGAAGGGCTCAAGGGCCTGACCGAGGCGCAGTTTGGGCAGGTCGCCATCGCTTATGAGCCCGTCTGGGCCATCGGTACGGGCGTGACGGCAACGCCGGAGCAGGCGGAGTCGGCCCATTTGTTTGTACGTGATTTGGTGCGCAAGCACTTTGGCGATGTGGTGGCCGACGCCATCCGCATCCAATACGGCGGCAGCGCCAAGCCGGACAACGCGGCGGAGCTCATCTCGCAGCCCAACGTGGACGGTTTCCTCGTGGGTGGCGCGGCCCTCCAGGCGGACAGCTTCGCGGCGATCGTGAACGCGGTCAGCAACCACGGCTGA